In Rhodobacteraceae bacterium LMO-JJ12, a single window of DNA contains:
- a CDS encoding MBL fold metallo-hydrolase, whose translation MTLIRPTRREILKLAAIAPGFALPAMARADLGAPGRENPGHFHFSLGEAKMTVISDGFFNQPISDIAVNADRAEVEAAIARHFLSKEANYAHTNHLLVELGDARVLVDVGSGSRFFDTAGRLLTNMEAAGIDPDSITHVFITHAHPDHIWGIRDDFDEPIFPGAEYIIGEVEHGYWMQDGLANAVAPEDQQFVVGAVNSINVEGVDWTMAQDGAEIAPGISVMNSFGHTAGHMSLRVESNGKQLLAIGDAFAQTWMNFAHPDWYNDIDADPVQTVASRNAILDMASADGIALLGYHFPFPGVGHVLREGGSFRFVPALWQFGG comes from the coding sequence ATGACATTGATCCGACCAACCCGCCGTGAGATCCTGAAACTTGCCGCCATCGCGCCGGGCTTTGCGCTCCCGGCCATGGCGCGTGCCGATCTCGGCGCGCCAGGCCGTGAAAACCCCGGTCATTTCCACTTCTCGCTCGGCGAAGCGAAGATGACCGTGATTTCGGATGGCTTCTTCAACCAGCCGATCAGCGACATCGCAGTGAATGCCGACCGCGCCGAGGTTGAGGCCGCCATTGCCCGCCATTTCCTGTCAAAAGAAGCCAATTACGCCCATACAAACCACCTTTTGGTTGAACTCGGCGATGCCAGGGTGCTGGTTGATGTTGGCTCCGGCTCGCGGTTCTTTGACACCGCCGGGCGGCTTCTGACCAATATGGAGGCCGCCGGGATCGACCCCGACTCGATCACTCATGTCTTCATCACCCATGCCCACCCCGATCACATCTGGGGCATCCGCGATGATTTCGACGAACCGATCTTTCCGGGTGCCGAATACATCATCGGCGAGGTCGAGCATGGCTACTGGATGCAGGACGGGCTGGCCAATGCCGTCGCGCCCGAGGATCAACAATTCGTCGTCGGCGCGGTCAACTCGATCAATGTCGAAGGTGTCGACTGGACCATGGCGCAGGACGGCGCCGAAATCGCCCCCGGTATTTCGGTGATGAACAGCTTCGGCCACACCGCGGGGCACATGAGCCTGCGGGTTGAATCGAACGGCAAGCAACTTCTCGCCATTGGTGATGCCTTTGCCCAGACATGGATGAATTTCGCCCATCCCGACTGGTACAACGATATCGACGCCGACCCGGTTCAGACCGTGGCCAGCCGTAACGCCATCCTCGATATGGCTTCCGCCGATGGCATCGCCCTTTTGGGCTATCACTTTCCGTTCCCCGGCGTGGGCCATGTGCTGCGCGAAGGCGGCAGCTTCCGCTTTGTGCCGGCACTCTGGCAGTTTGGTGGCTGA
- the ribB gene encoding 3,4-dihydroxy-2-butanone-4-phosphate synthase, which produces MSTAYDTPGSIESALRDAITPIEEIIADAAKGKMYILVDHEDRENEGDLIIPAEFATADAVNFMATHGRGLICLPMTAERVDRLGLPMMAVNNSSRMETPFTVSIEAREGVTTGISAPDRALTIATAINEQNTMAALSTPGHVFPLRARAGGVLARAGHTEASVDISRLAGLKPAAVICEIMKEDGEMARLPDLVDFAKTHNLKIGTISDLIAYRHKHDNLVTETRSRTVHSEHGGEWLMRVFADQITGTEHIALIKGDISGPAPVLVRAHALNELEDVLGLGDESSQTVPHAMKIIAEEGRGAVLLFREPHPKLDFGDEDDAPKIVKRTGLGSQIMATLGMSEMILLTDSPRTRYLGIEAYGLSIIGTRPIHQKD; this is translated from the coding sequence ATGTCCACAGCCTATGACACGCCCGGCAGCATTGAGTCCGCTCTGCGCGACGCAATCACGCCGATTGAAGAAATCATTGCCGATGCGGCAAAAGGCAAGATGTATATTCTTGTCGATCATGAAGATCGCGAGAATGAAGGCGATCTTATCATCCCGGCTGAATTCGCCACTGCGGATGCGGTCAACTTCATGGCCACCCATGGTCGCGGGCTGATCTGCCTGCCGATGACGGCCGAGCGGGTCGACAGGCTTGGCTTGCCGATGATGGCGGTCAACAATTCCTCGCGCATGGAAACGCCCTTCACCGTTTCGATCGAGGCGCGCGAAGGCGTGACCACCGGCATTTCCGCCCCCGATCGTGCGCTCACCATCGCCACCGCGATTAATGAGCAGAACACGATGGCGGCACTCTCCACTCCGGGCCACGTCTTTCCCTTGCGCGCCCGCGCTGGCGGCGTTTTGGCGCGCGCGGGGCATACCGAGGCATCGGTTGATATTTCCCGGCTGGCAGGGCTGAAACCCGCGGCCGTGATCTGCGAGATCATGAAGGAAGATGGCGAAATGGCGCGGCTCCCCGATCTGGTGGACTTCGCCAAGACGCACAACCTCAAGATCGGCACGATTTCCGATCTCATCGCCTATCGCCACAAACACGACAACCTGGTGACCGAAACCCGCTCACGAACCGTGCACTCGGAACATGGCGGCGAATGGCTGATGCGGGTCTTTGCCGATCAGATCACCGGAACCGAGCATATCGCGCTGATCAAGGGCGATATTTCCGGCCCCGCGCCAGTGCTTGTGCGCGCCCATGCGCTCAATGAACTGGAAGATGTACTCGGCCTCGGGGACGAGTCGTCGCAAACCGTGCCTCATGCCATGAAGATCATTGCCGAGGAAGGCCGCGGCGCCGTGCTGCTGTTTCGTGAACCGCACCCAAAGCTTGATTTCGGCGATGAGGATGACGCCCCCAAGATCGTCAAGCGCACCGGTCTCGGATCTCAGATCATGGCCACACTGGGCATGTCGGAAATGATCCTTTTGACCGACTCGCCCCGCACGCGCTATCTCGGAATCGAAGCCTATGGGCTCTCCATCATCGGCACCCGTCCGATTCATCAGAAAGACTGA
- a CDS encoding 6,7-dimethyl-8-ribityllumazine synthase yields the protein MAESHYTLPRAKLDKPTKLLIVTAPFYRDIADNLIKGAVAEIGASGATYEAIEVPGALEIPTAIGIAERMSNFDGYVALGCVIRGETTHYETVCNDSSRALTMLGLQGLCIGNGILTVENTKQAEVRADPAEMNKGAGAAAAALHLIALARKWGGARKGVGFLPDSENYQIAGELKDNPSA from the coding sequence ATGGCCGAATCCCACTACACCCTGCCCAGAGCGAAACTGGACAAACCGACGAAACTGCTGATCGTCACCGCGCCATTCTATCGTGATATCGCCGACAACCTGATCAAGGGTGCCGTGGCCGAGATCGGAGCCAGCGGCGCGACTTACGAAGCCATCGAAGTCCCCGGAGCGCTGGAAATTCCCACCGCCATCGGCATCGCCGAGCGGATGTCGAATTTCGACGGTTACGTCGCGCTGGGCTGTGTCATTCGCGGTGAAACCACGCATTATGAGACGGTCTGCAACGACTCCTCACGCGCGCTCACCATGCTGGGCCTTCAGGGGCTTTGCATCGGCAATGGCATCCTCACCGTCGAAAACACCAAACAGGCAGAAGTGCGCGCCGATCCCGCCGAAATGAACAAGGGCGCAGGTGCCGCCGCTGCCGCCTTGCATCTCATCGCGCTTGCCCGTAAGTGGGGCGGCGCGCGAAAAGGGGTAGGTTTCCTCCCCGACAGCGAAAACTACCAGATCGCTGGCGAACTCAAGGACAACCCCTCGGCATGA
- the nusB gene encoding transcription antitermination factor NusB: MTLSGNQKRKMKSAARLYAVQALFQMEHSSQTLEAVASEFEDHRFGATYDGEEMAEGDSAHFRRVLEDAVNHQALIDQMTDRALVAKWPIARIDPTLRALFRAAGAEMTQSSTPPKVVINEYVDVARAFFPESKEPQFVNAVLDHMAREAKPDAF, encoded by the coding sequence ATGACCCTCTCGGGCAATCAGAAACGCAAGATGAAGTCTGCCGCCCGGCTCTATGCCGTGCAGGCACTGTTTCAGATGGAGCATTCCAGCCAAACACTGGAAGCCGTGGCGAGCGAGTTCGAAGACCACCGTTTCGGCGCCACCTATGATGGCGAAGAAATGGCCGAAGGCGATTCTGCGCATTTCCGCCGCGTGTTGGAAGATGCCGTGAACCATCAGGCCTTGATCGACCAGATGACCGACCGCGCCCTCGTGGCGAAATGGCCAATTGCGCGGATCGACCCCACCTTGCGCGCGCTGTTTCGCGCCGCCGGGGCCGAGATGACCCAATCCAGCACGCCGCCCAAGGTGGTGATCAACGAATATGTCGATGTCGCCCGCGCGTTTTTTCCTGAAAGCAAAGAGCCGCAATTCGTTAACGCCGTGCTCGACCACATGGCGCGCGAAGCCAAACCCGACGCATTCTGA
- a CDS encoding polyprenyl synthetase family protein: MSLDQLAAKPHERLAAHLEDGMQAVNALIARRMASEHAPRIPEVTAHLVEAGGKRLRPMLTLATADLCGYGGPYAVHLAATVEFIHTATLLHDDVVDESAQRRGRPTANLLWDNKSSVLVGDYLFSRSFQLMVETGNLRVLDILANASATIAEGEVLQLTAAQDLRTDEAIYLQVVRGKTAALFSAATQVGGVIADAPEAQVQALFDYGDALGIAFQIVDDLLDYAGDTKATGKNLGDDFRERKLTLPVIKAVAKADTEERAFWSRTFEKGDQREGDLEHAMALLHKHGALVATREDALDWAAKAKAALELMPEHDVRDMLRDIADYVVARIS, translated from the coding sequence ATGAGCTTGGATCAATTGGCCGCTAAACCACACGAGCGGCTTGCCGCGCATCTGGAAGACGGCATGCAGGCGGTCAACGCGTTGATCGCCCGGCGCATGGCGTCCGAACACGCACCGCGCATTCCGGAAGTGACGGCGCATCTGGTTGAGGCGGGCGGCAAACGGTTGCGCCCGATGCTGACGCTGGCGACGGCCGATCTATGTGGCTATGGCGGGCCTTACGCGGTGCATCTGGCCGCGACGGTGGAGTTCATCCACACCGCGACGTTACTGCATGATGACGTGGTAGACGAAAGCGCACAGCGGCGCGGGCGGCCTACGGCGAACCTGCTATGGGATAATAAATCAAGCGTGTTGGTGGGCGATTACCTGTTCTCGCGCAGTTTCCAGCTGATGGTGGAGACCGGCAACCTCAGGGTTCTGGATATTCTGGCCAATGCGTCGGCCACCATTGCGGAAGGCGAGGTTTTGCAACTGACCGCGGCGCAGGATTTGCGTACTGACGAGGCGATTTATTTGCAGGTGGTGCGGGGCAAGACGGCGGCGCTATTTTCGGCTGCAACACAGGTGGGTGGCGTGATTGCCGACGCGCCCGAGGCGCAGGTGCAGGCGCTGTTTGATTATGGCGATGCGTTGGGGATCGCGTTTCAGATTGTCGATGACCTTCTGGATTATGCCGGGGATACAAAAGCGACGGGCAAGAATTTGGGCGATGATTTTCGCGAGCGCAAGCTGACCCTGCCGGTGATCAAGGCGGTGGCCAAGGCAGACACAGAGGAGCGGGCCTTCTGGAGTCGGACCTTTGAGAAGGGCGATCAGCGCGAGGGGGATCTGGAACACGCGATGGCGCTTTTGCACAAGCATGGTGCGCTTGTCGCTACGCGCGAGGATGCGTTGGACTGGGCCGCGAAGGCCAAGGCGGCGTTGGAGTTGATGCCCGAGCACGATGTGCGCGACATGCTGCGCGACATCGCCGATTATGTGGTGGCGCGGATCAGCTGA
- a CDS encoding DUF2007 domain-containing protein translates to MKQLLRTNDPTEIAFVKILLQGEGITAFEMDVNMSVLEGSIGILPRRIMVADAEYDDACKALRDNGISPDG, encoded by the coding sequence ATGAAACAGCTCTTGCGCACCAATGACCCGACCGAAATCGCCTTTGTCAAAATACTGCTTCAGGGCGAGGGTATAACTGCCTTTGAAATGGACGTAAATATGAGCGTGCTGGAAGGCAGCATCGGCATATTGCCGCGCCGGATCATGGTGGCCGACGCTGAATACGATGATGCCTGCAAGGCGTTGCGCGACAATGGCATATCGCCCGATGGCTGA
- a CDS encoding methyltransferase yields MAYRPMADALTRDQFLGGKLILHQPAKGYRAGVDPVLLAAAVSARAGQSVLDMGCGAGAAALCLGTRIAGLRLTGLELQPLYAALARRNAADNGIAFEVIQGDLTEMPAALKSRQFDHVIMNPPYFDRTTGSSAPDPARETALGGGDVQMAQWIDAAAKRLSPKGYLTLIQRAERMPEILAATAACLGSLQLLPLSPRPGRDSRLVILRARKDGHAAFRLHDRLQMHKGEVHENDEENYTDVIRSVLRAGAALPFPK; encoded by the coding sequence ATGGCATATCGCCCGATGGCTGACGCGCTGACCCGCGATCAGTTTCTGGGTGGCAAACTCATCCTTCATCAGCCCGCAAAAGGCTATCGTGCCGGGGTCGATCCCGTGTTGCTGGCGGCCGCAGTATCGGCGCGCGCCGGGCAATCTGTGCTCGATATGGGCTGTGGCGCCGGGGCCGCCGCGCTCTGCCTTGGCACGCGCATTGCGGGGCTGCGTCTCACCGGTCTCGAACTTCAACCGCTTTACGCCGCACTGGCCCGGCGCAACGCCGCCGACAATGGCATTGCGTTTGAGGTGATCCAGGGCGATCTGACCGAAATGCCCGCAGCGCTCAAGTCCCGGCAATTCGATCATGTCATCATGAACCCACCCTATTTCGATCGCACCACCGGCAGCAGCGCCCCCGATCCGGCCCGCGAAACCGCATTGGGCGGGGGCGATGTGCAGATGGCACAATGGATCGACGCCGCCGCTAAACGCCTGTCACCCAAAGGCTATCTCACACTTATCCAGCGCGCCGAGCGCATGCCCGAAATTCTTGCAGCAACGGCCGCCTGCCTTGGGTCATTGCAACTTCTGCCGCTTTCGCCCCGCCCCGGACGCGATAGCCGGCTGGTGATTCTACGCGCCCGCAAGGACGGTCACGCCGCGTTCCGTTTGCATGACAGATTGCAGATGCACAAAGGCGAAGTGCATGAAAACGATGAAGAAAACTACACCGATGTGATCCGCTCCGTGCTGCGCGCTGGCGCCGCGCTGCCCTTTCCCAAATAG
- a CDS encoding YdcH family protein, with protein sequence MSMSSHVEELKKKHQTLSEQVEILQRAPGSNDVEVAALKKQKLRLKEEISRLEETAG encoded by the coding sequence ATGAGCATGAGTTCACATGTCGAGGAACTGAAAAAGAAACATCAAACACTCTCTGAGCAGGTCGAAATATTGCAACGCGCGCCTGGCTCCAATGATGTCGAGGTCGCAGCGTTGAAGAAGCAGAAACTTCGGCTCAAGGAAGAGATTTCCCGTCTCGAAGAAACTGCAGGCTAA
- the phbB gene encoding acetoacetyl-CoA reductase yields MARVALVTGGTRGIGEAISKRLKADGYDVAATYAGNDEAAAKFTEETGIKTYKWNVASYEESAAGIAKVEADLGPVEVVVANAGITRDAPFHKMTPQQWKEVIDTNLTGVFNTVHPIWPGMRERKFGRVVVISSINGQKGQFAQVNYAATKAGDLGIIKSLAQEGARAGITANAVCPGYIGTEMVMAVPEKVLNEVIIPQIPAGRLGQPEEIARCVSFLVSDDAGFINGSTISANGAQFVV; encoded by the coding sequence ATGGCTAGAGTTGCACTGGTTACGGGCGGGACGCGCGGCATTGGCGAAGCGATTTCGAAACGATTGAAAGCAGATGGCTACGACGTTGCAGCCACCTATGCCGGCAATGACGAGGCGGCTGCCAAGTTCACTGAAGAGACAGGCATCAAGACCTACAAATGGAACGTGGCAAGCTATGAGGAGAGTGCGGCGGGCATCGCGAAGGTTGAGGCCGATCTTGGCCCCGTCGAGGTGGTTGTCGCCAACGCGGGCATTACCCGCGACGCACCGTTTCACAAGATGACGCCGCAGCAGTGGAAAGAGGTGATCGACACCAACCTCACCGGCGTGTTCAACACCGTTCATCCGATCTGGCCCGGTATGCGCGAACGTAAATTTGGCCGCGTCGTCGTGATCTCGTCGATTAACGGACAAAAGGGCCAGTTTGCGCAAGTGAACTATGCCGCGACCAAGGCTGGCGATCTAGGCATTATCAAATCACTGGCCCAAGAAGGCGCGCGCGCAGGCATCACCGCAAATGCGGTTTGTCCCGGCTATATTGGCACCGAAATGGTGATGGCCGTCCCTGAGAAGGTGCTGAACGAGGTCATCATCCCGCAGATTCCGGCGGGCCGTCTGGGCCAACCGGAAGAGATTGCGCGCTGTGTTTCGTTCCTGGTGTCGGATGATGCGGGCTTCATCAATGGCAGCACGATCTCGGCCAACGGTGCGCAATTCGTCGTCTGA
- a CDS encoding acetyl-CoA C-acetyltransferase, producing MTNVVIASAARTAVGSFTGAFANTPAHDLGAAVLQELVARAGIEKGEVSETILGQVLSAGQGQNPARQAHVNAGLPIESSAWGINQVCGSGLRAVALGAQQILTGEADIVAAGGQENMSLSPHVAHLRAGTKMGDVNYIDSMIRDGLWDAFNGYHMGQTAENVAEKWQISRDQQDEFAVASQNKAEAAQKAGKFVDEIVAFTIKTRKGDIVVDADEYIRHGATMEAMQKLRPAFTKDGSVTAANASGLNDGAAGTLLMSAENAAKRGIEPLARIASYATVGLDPSIMGAGPIYASRKALEKAGWKPEDLDLVEANEAFAAQACAVNKDMGWDPAIVNVNGGAIAIGHPIGASGARILNTLLFEMKRRDAKKGLATLCIGGGMGVAMCLERD from the coding sequence ATGACCAATGTCGTTATCGCCTCCGCTGCACGCACTGCCGTGGGCTCGTTTACGGGCGCGTTTGCCAATACGCCCGCGCATGATCTGGGTGCCGCCGTTCTGCAAGAGCTGGTGGCCCGCGCAGGGATCGAAAAGGGTGAAGTCTCCGAGACCATCCTCGGTCAGGTGTTGAGTGCCGGCCAAGGCCAGAACCCGGCGCGCCAAGCCCATGTCAACGCCGGCCTGCCCATCGAAAGCTCGGCTTGGGGCATCAATCAGGTTTGTGGCTCGGGCCTGCGCGCCGTCGCACTTGGAGCACAGCAGATCCTGACGGGCGAAGCCGATATCGTGGCGGCCGGTGGCCAGGAAAACATGAGCCTCAGCCCCCATGTCGCGCATCTGCGCGCGGGCACCAAGATGGGCGATGTGAACTATATCGATTCGATGATCCGTGACGGCCTCTGGGACGCGTTCAACGGCTATCACATGGGCCAGACCGCAGAGAACGTCGCCGAAAAATGGCAAATCAGCCGTGACCAACAGGATGAATTCGCCGTCGCCAGCCAGAACAAGGCGGAAGCGGCGCAGAAAGCCGGTAAATTCGTCGATGAGATCGTGGCCTTCACGATCAAAACCCGCAAGGGCGACATCGTCGTGGACGCCGACGAATATATCCGCCACGGCGCCACGATGGAAGCGATGCAGAAGCTGCGCCCGGCCTTCACCAAGGATGGTTCGGTCACGGCAGCAAACGCTTCGGGGCTGAACGACGGGGCGGCTGGTACCTTGTTGATGAGCGCCGAGAATGCCGCCAAACGCGGTATCGAGCCGCTGGCGCGGATCGCGTCTTATGCCACCGTGGGCCTTGACCCGTCGATCATGGGCGCGGGCCCGATCTATGCCAGCCGCAAGGCGCTGGAAAAGGCCGGTTGGAAACCTGAGGATCTGGACCTTGTAGAGGCTAATGAAGCCTTTGCCGCGCAAGCCTGTGCGGTGAACAAAGACATGGGTTGGGACCCGGCGATTGTGAACGTCAACGGCGGCGCGATTGCCATCGGTCACCCGATCGGTGCCTCGGGCGCGCGTATTCTTAACACGCTATTGTTCGAAATGAAGCGGCGCGACGCCAAGAAAGGTCTCGCCACGCTTTGCATCGGCGGCGGCATGGGCGTGGCCATGTGCCTTGAGCGCGACTGA
- a CDS encoding EAL domain-containing protein, protein MSRRRKGKWADVPAGHEDPLNYAVQSRNRSVLQMVEEAVHHKQVLLAYQPIVQAQRPEKVAFYEGLLRVRDETGRIIPARDFIVQIEETETGRIMDCLALEMGLKALAQEPGLRLSINMSARSIGYERWTRTLKRGLQRDATAAERLILEVTESSAMLVPELVTNFMSALQAKGISFGLDDFGAGFTSFRYLRDFMFDLLKIDGQFIRGIHANPDNQVLTRALVSIAQQFDMFTVAEFVENANDAAYLVDIGVDCLQGYYYGAPTIYPTWQEHIRASA, encoded by the coding sequence ATGTCACGCAGGCGCAAGGGGAAATGGGCGGACGTTCCGGCCGGTCACGAAGATCCGCTGAACTATGCCGTGCAATCGCGCAACCGTTCGGTTTTGCAGATGGTGGAAGAGGCGGTGCACCACAAGCAGGTGCTTTTGGCCTATCAACCCATCGTACAAGCGCAGCGGCCAGAGAAGGTGGCGTTTTATGAGGGCCTCTTGAGGGTGCGGGACGAAACCGGAAGGATCATTCCGGCCCGCGATTTCATCGTGCAGATCGAAGAAACCGAGACCGGGCGAATCATGGATTGCCTTGCGCTGGAAATGGGACTTAAGGCGCTGGCTCAGGAGCCGGGGCTTCGGCTTTCGATCAACATGTCGGCCCGCTCGATCGGTTATGAACGCTGGACGCGTACGCTTAAACGCGGGCTGCAACGCGATGCCACGGCCGCAGAGCGGCTGATTCTCGAAGTCACCGAAAGTTCGGCCATGTTGGTGCCCGAACTGGTGACCAATTTCATGTCGGCGCTGCAAGCCAAGGGAATCAGCTTTGGGCTTGATGATTTCGGGGCCGGGTTCACTTCGTTCCGCTATCTCAGGGATTTCATGTTCGATCTACTGAAGATCGACGGTCAGTTCATTCGCGGCATACATGCCAACCCCGACAATCAGGTCTTGACCCGCGCGCTGGTCAGTATTGCCCAACAATTCGATATGTTTACCGTCGCGGAATTTGTCGAAAATGCGAATGATGCCGCCTATCTGGTCGACATCGGGGTCGACTGTCTTCAGGGTTATTACTATGGCGCACCGACGATTTACCCGACCTGGCAAGAGCATATCCGTGCGTCGGCCTGA
- a CDS encoding flavin reductase family protein: MFYCPEDGHGLPHNPFNALIVPRPIGWISSRGKNGVDNLAPYSFFNGSAYVPPQVMFATTGTKADRDGSKDSLGNIRETGVFCVNMVAEEMTDAMNLSSATLPADVSEFDHAGLSRAACETIDCARVAGAPAALECRMSQIIQLEGEANFVCFGTVTGIHLRDDCLVDGIFDITRFRPLARLGYRDYTVISERFALSRPDD, from the coding sequence ATGTTCTATTGCCCCGAGGATGGCCACGGCCTGCCCCACAACCCGTTCAATGCGCTGATCGTGCCGCGTCCGATTGGTTGGATTTCATCTCGGGGCAAGAACGGGGTGGACAATCTGGCGCCCTATTCGTTTTTCAATGGCAGCGCCTATGTGCCGCCACAGGTGATGTTTGCCACGACCGGAACCAAGGCAGATCGCGATGGAAGCAAGGATAGTCTCGGCAATATCCGCGAGACCGGCGTGTTTTGTGTGAACATGGTGGCTGAGGAAATGACCGATGCGATGAATCTGAGCTCGGCCACCCTGCCCGCCGACGTGTCGGAGTTCGATCATGCCGGTCTGAGCCGCGCAGCCTGTGAAACGATTGATTGCGCCCGTGTGGCCGGTGCGCCAGCGGCGCTGGAATGTCGGATGAGCCAGATTATCCAGCTTGAGGGAGAGGCGAATTTCGTCTGTTTCGGCACGGTCACTGGCATTCATCTGCGCGATGATTGTCTGGTGGACGGTATTTTTGACATCACTCGTTTCCGCCCTCTGGCGCGGTTGGGGTATCGTGATTACACGGTGATTTCGGAACGTTTCGCTCTCTCGCGCCCCGACGATTGA
- a CDS encoding N-acetyltransferase has protein sequence MYKFTPESDSDWWEVEALFDLCFAPGRNALSSYRLRDGVAPLKDLSLVARDPQGIAGGAIRYWPVRIAPDHGQSLRALLLGPVAVHPTHQGEGLGRMLIRESLALAQAKGWDRVMLVGDAPYYGRFGFTRLDTIEMPPPTNPERVLGLSLTPGAWDGISGKVIRDA, from the coding sequence GTGTATAAATTCACCCCCGAAAGTGATTCGGATTGGTGGGAGGTCGAAGCGCTGTTCGATCTCTGCTTTGCGCCGGGCCGCAATGCGCTTTCGTCCTATCGGTTGCGCGACGGTGTGGCGCCCCTGAAAGACCTTTCGCTGGTCGCACGCGACCCACAGGGCATCGCGGGGGGTGCAATCCGCTACTGGCCGGTCAGAATCGCACCCGACCATGGCCAAAGCCTGCGCGCCTTGTTGCTTGGCCCCGTCGCCGTGCATCCCACACATCAGGGCGAAGGGCTGGGCCGCATGCTGATTCGTGAAAGCCTCGCATTGGCGCAGGCCAAAGGCTGGGACCGGGTGATGCTGGTGGGCGATGCGCCCTATTATGGCCGCTTCGGATTCACCCGTCTCGACACCATCGAAATGCCCCCTCCGACCAACCCAGAGCGGGTTCTCGGCCTCTCTCTCACCCCCGGCGCCTGGGACGGGATTAGCGGCAAAGTCATCCGCGACGCTTGA
- a CDS encoding EcsC family protein, with protein sequence MEILESPPATLDVEAELAAIAKRYRSASGAGIQLLNLIGGQTENLLEKLPEGVRARLSGQTESALRFALKAAHGSRKTVPDQPGWLNTAVTTAMGAAGGFGGLPSALAELPITTTVLLRAITGIAVEHGFNPEEEGVQFDAIQVFAAAGPLDHDDGADLAFITTRVLVTGSALQGLIARVAPRLATVLGQKLAAQTVPILGAVAGAATNYTYTSYYQQMAHVHFGLRRLAITSDRDHAELVEDLRQLVRKPLVKHAS encoded by the coding sequence ATGGAGATCCTTGAGTCCCCCCCCGCCACGCTCGATGTCGAGGCCGAGCTTGCGGCCATCGCCAAACGCTATCGCTCCGCTTCGGGCGCGGGTATTCAGCTTTTGAACCTGATCGGTGGCCAAACCGAAAACCTGCTCGAAAAACTGCCCGAAGGCGTGCGCGCGCGCCTGTCCGGCCAAACCGAATCCGCGCTGCGTTTCGCGCTCAAGGCGGCGCATGGCTCGCGCAAGACGGTGCCGGATCAGCCGGGCTGGCTCAACACCGCGGTCACCACGGCCATGGGCGCGGCGGGCGGCTTTGGCGGCTTGCCTTCGGCGCTGGCCGAACTTCCGATCACCACAACGGTCCTGCTGCGTGCCATAACGGGCATCGCCGTCGAACATGGCTTCAACCCCGAAGAAGAGGGCGTGCAATTTGACGCCATTCAGGTCTTTGCCGCCGCCGGTCCGCTCGATCACGACGATGGGGCCGATCTCGCCTTTATCACCACGCGCGTGCTGGTCACCGGCTCCGCCCTTCAGGGCTTGATCGCGCGGGTGGCGCCCCGGCTGGCCACGGTGCTGGGCCAGAAACTGGCGGCGCAAACGGTGCCGATCCTCGGTGCTGTGGCGGGCGCGGCGACCAATTACACCTATACCAGCTATTATCAGCAGATGGCGCATGTGCATTTCGGGCTGCGCCGCCTCGCCATCACCTCTGATCGCGATCACGCCGAACTGGTCGAAGACCTGCGCCAATTGGTGCGCAAACCGCTGGTCAAACACGCCTCCTGA